The Gemmatimonas aurantiaca T-27 DNA segment TGGGCAACTGGCAGTACGAGCCGGGCAACTTTGACTGGCTGCCGGGTGGCATTCAGTTCACGGCGGAAATCGGCGGACGTTCGGCGGTACTGCGTGCCGACATGAGCGGCAAGTCGTTGCCCACTGAGCTGGTGAGCGGCCGCCGTCAGTTGCGTGGCGCGAGCTACGACGAGTCGGGCAAGACGCTGGCGTATGTGGCGACGTCCATGAACAAGCCGACGGAGTTGTTTGTTGCCAGCGGTGACGGCACCGGTGAACGGCAGCTCACGAACTTCAACAAGGACGTCAACGCCGACGTGGTGTGGAGTGACGCCGAGCGCATCACCTACAAGAGCGTGGGCAACCTCGAGATCGAAGGCTGGCTGATGAAGCCGTATGGCTACGAAGCCGGCAAGAAGTATCCGATGGTCATCTACATTCACGGTGGTCCGCACTCGTCGTACGGCGAAGGCTGGTTCGACGAATTCCAGAACCTCGCGGCCCAGGGCATGTTCGTGCTGTTCACCAACCCGCGTGGTTCGAGCGGCTATGGTGCACCGTTCACGTACAGCACGCGCGGCCGTTGGGGCATGGAAGACTACCAGGACCTCATGAAGGCCGTGGATATCGTATCCGTGCGCGCCGATGTGGACAGCACGAAGATGGGTGCTACCGGTGGTTCGTACGGCGGTTTCATGACCACGTGGATGGCCACGAAGACCACGCGCTTCAAGGCCATCGAAACCGACCGCACGATCACGGACTGGACCTACTGGTATGGTTCCAGCGATGCGCAGGGACTCACGGAGTTCGAGTTCTACGGCAAGCCGTGGGACAACCAGAAGCTGTACGACGAGCTCTCGCCGATCCGCTATGTGAACAAGGTGAAGACGCCCATGCTCATCGTGCAGAGCGAAGAAGATCATCGCACGCCGATGGGCAGCGCTGAGATCTGGTTCATGTCACTCAAGAAGCAGGGCGTGCCGGTGGAGCTCATTCGGTACCCGCGCTCCAACCATGATCTGAGCCGTACCGGTGAACCGTGGCTGCTGGTCGATCGTCTCGGTCGTCTGCGGCAGTGGTTCGGCTATTGGCTCCAGGGTGTGCAGCCTGGTGCTGTGGCCAACTGATCGACGGCGTTGAAAGGAAAACGGGGCGCGCATCTCACGATGCGCGCCCCGTTTCCCTTTCTGCCCTCAGTGAATCAGACGGCGAAACAATAGAACAGCGCGTTGCCGCCGGTGGCCTTCAAGTTGTCCTGACCACAGCCACGCGATGCATGTGCATTGTTCCACGACGTGGGATTGGCACCGCCGCCCTGCCGATCGTGATGGCCGACCAGTGCAGCGCCGGTCGCCGCATTGCTCGTCCAGTTGTTGCACGTGGAATCACCGGCATCACCGGACACCCGTCCGTCGAGCGTGGAGCCCGTGAGAATGTCGTGCGTGTTCGGTGTGTCACCGCGGCCATTCACCAGCGCGCCCTTCTCCGTGATGCTGTTGTCCTTCGACAGCTTGTTGTTGTCGCTGTGCAGATCGTCCACACTGGTGGCCACGACGACACCCTTGGCGTTTTTCCACGGGCCCTTGCCGATGCGATCGCGGGCATTGATGGCCTGCTTGCCACCCACAGCCTGCTGACTCAGATACGCATGCCACGTCTTGCCACGCACACCGGCGGCTTCCGCCAGCGTGGCGCAGTGTTTGTCGGCGCCTTCCACGCCGCCGAGGTTGGCGCCATCACCTAGTCCAACGCTGGTGATGAAGAACGACATGTCCGCCTGCGGGGCAGGGGTGGCAGGCGTAGCCGGCGTTCCCGTGGACAGCATCATGCTGACAACGGCAATCGGAAGATGGAGCGGGACCATGAGGGGACCTCGGTGTTGTCTACTTCTGCGGAGAGAGAAGAACGACCTCGGCGGTGCGTGCCTTGATCGCGGCGGGACTGTAGGGAAGCGGCACAAAAGTACCGCGCGCCCACAGCGGAAAGAGATTGGCATAGAACGGGCTACGCGGATCACCGCTCTGGCCCGGTGAGTTGGTGACGCGTGCGGCGTCCCAATTGGCCAGATCGATCACCACACGCAGGCTAGCCCCATGCGTCTGATTGTCGGTGTTGCCCGTGGCGTGCAAAGTGTTGGCGTAGCCGCCACGCGGCAATGGACCCGGAGACAGCCTGGCCCGCACCGAATCGTGCACGAGTGGATCGAGCACGTGACTGATACGCGCGTGATGGAACTTTGGGTCCCCATAACGCCAGGTCGACATGTCCGCACCAAAGCGACGTGTGACATCAGCCACAGCGTCTTCGAAGGCGCGCTTCACAATGGAATCCCGCGTGGCCGCTGGGCGTGTGCCCAACAGTGAGTCCGGGTTGGTGAGCCATTCCACGGTGCGGGCCAGTGGTACGGTCCTGATCGTGGCGCGGGCGGCTCGTGGCACGACGACCTCGGCCGAGATGCTGGCCAGTCGTCGTTCCCACGCCGCGTACAATGCGGCGCCGCGGGACTCGGCATTCATGAAACGATTCCAACGGAGCACGGTATCGCGCGCCGAGGTCATGGCGGGCGTGCCGAAGGTGATGTTGGCGAGGAGCGGCACCAGCGCGCGGGCGGGCAGCGACGCCTCATCGAACTGCAGGGCCCCACTGCTGGCCACGGTGGCCTTGCGCGTGGTATCGAGCACTTCGAGCAGGCGATTGTGCCGGTATGGATCGGCCCATGTGCGGGCCAGCGCATCGAAGCGCGGATACGACTGTGGCACGTTGAACGCATTGGCGGTGCCTACATAGCCGCGCGCCGGAGACGATTCGTGCGGCAACTGCGGAATGGGCAGGAACCCATTCCATTCGAATCGCCCATCCCCTGGCACGGGCACGAGGCCGTCCCAGTTCGGGCGCACCGGTGCGATGGCGGCGGTTTGCCAGCCGATGGCGCCGCTGGTGTCGGCCCAGATCCAGTTGAGTGCCGGCATGTGCGCGAACGCGAGTGCCGCGCGAGCTTCAGCCCAGTTGCGCGCCTGATCGAGACGCAGGCTGGCGAGATACGGTGCCCCACCCGGTTCGAGCCAGGCGGCGCGTAAGGCGACAGCCTGATGCCGGGCGCTGTCCACGTACAGCACCGGCCCGTGTCGCGTGTAGGCGAGTGTCACCGGAACCGGTGCTGCGCCGCGTACCCGAATGGTGTCGGTGATGATCCGCATGCGCTCAACGCTGTTGCGATAGCGATAGGCGCGCGGATTGGAGCGATCGAGCTCGTACACATAGAGATCTTCCGCGTCGATGCCGAAGATCGTGAGTCCCCATGCCCCGTGCTGATTGTGCCCGATGGCCACCCCGGGAATCGCCGGTTCGCCACCACCGATCACATCCCACCCCGGCGCCTTGAGGTGCACCATGTATCGCAGCGACGGCACGGCGATCGTGCGGTGCGGATCATTGGCCACGATCGGCTTTCCACTGGCCGTGCGCGATCCGGCGATAACCCAGTTGTTGCTCTCCCAGCGTTCGATTTCCGTATCACGCGGTTCCACGGGTGCACTCGTGCGCCGCCACGCGGCCGCCACTTCCTCCAATCGAAAAGACGGGGTGGAGCGGGAGCCGTCGTACTCGGCAAAGATCTGCGCGTCATTGGCCGCGCCCACCAACTGTGCGACCGCAGAGTCGATGGCGAGGCGTGCGTTTTCAGGCTCAAAACGCTTCCGACGGCGCACCGCCGCTTCCCCAATGGCCCGCACGGCGCGGGCGTTGTTGGGTTCGTCTTTGGCGTTCGACGCGAGAGCATTGTGGCGCGAGATGACAATGGCCGGTGTCCATTTGCCGGGCGTGATACCCAGTGCCTTGAGATCGGGCGGCATCAGACTGGTGTCTTTCTGCACCCGATCCACATAGGCATTCACCCCATCGACAAACGCCTGAATGATGGACGCACCGCGTCGATGATAGTGCGCCAGTTCGGTGGTCATGGATCCGCGATAGCGCAGTAGCCGCGACGCGCGATCACGGGCCACCCAGCGCGGCCCCAATGCTTCGGCCATGGTGCCGGTGGCTTGCCGGCGCCACAGCTCCAACTGAAACAACCGGTCGCGCGCCGAGCTGTACCCCTGCGCGAAAAACAGATCGTGCTCATTCTTGGCTTCGATGTGCACGATGCCGGCGCTATCGCGCGTCAGTGTCACCGCCGCCTGCAGTCCGCGCACATCGAGACGCTGTCCGGAAGCCGGGCGTGGTGTTGCGGTACGGGGCGGTGCGGCGGTGGCCTGCGCTCCCAACGACGTGAGGGGCGCGAGCGAAGCGACGATGAACAGGGCGCCCGGAAGCAGTGACACGAAGCCACGGGGCAGGGAACGACGCCGCAGGAGGGGGATCGGCATCTGATGTGGCAGAAGGAGGGGTCAGGGTGCGGAGAATGCCGCCGCGAATGCATCAACGATTTCACCGGCCGGTCGAATGTCATGGATGGTCTCCACACTCCGTCCGGCTTGCCAATAGTCCTGCGAAACACCTTGCACACTGGAGCGTTTGAGCTGCCACAAGGACCGCAGCGCATACCAGGTACGAATCCAGTGCTTGGTCTTGCGTCCACGAAACAACATCCGTGACAACGGCCCGACGGTGGTACCCAGCTTCTCCACGTAGGGAGTGCGCAGCACGGCCACCGGCACCCCGGTGAGTCGTTCGGTCAACACCACGTCTGACGCCTTGGCGTCCACGATGGCCTGCTTGTACCGCGCATCGGAATTGCACTCGGTGGTGGCGATGAATCGTGTGCCCAGTTGGGCACCGGCATAGCCCATGTCGAGCAAGGCACGGAACTGCGCGGGCTCCCCAACGCCACCAGCGGCCACCACTGGCAGGCCCAGATCGGCGACTTCATCGAGCAAGGCGCGCGGATCCCGTGCGCCGGCGTGTCCTCCGGCCTGATTGTTCACGGCCACCAGTCCGTCCACACCGCCATCGCGGCCTTTCAGGGCCCACTTTCGCTCCGTGATGTCGTGGTACACCACACCACCGGCCGCATGGACCCGATCAGCCACCCAGCGCGGATTGCCAAGTGACGTGAGGAAAAAGCGCACCCCTTCTTCGAGGGCGATGTCCACCCACTGCACCATGCGGTTGTGATAGGTCTTGCTCGATGCTTCGATCAGGGCATTGAAGCCAATCGGTGCACCGCCGCTCAGTGCGTGGATCTTCCGCAGGCCTTCACGAAACTCCCATCCATGCACATAGGTGAGTGAGATCGGCTGCACCACACCGAGCCCGCCGGCCTTGCTCACGGCCGCCACCAATTCGGGGTTGCTGCACGGATACATCGGGCCACAAATGAGCGGTACGCGGATACCGGTGTGCCGCATGAGTGCGGTGTCGTTCATGCTGCCGCCGAAGACGGTGGCGACAGACGCCATTGCACCGTGCACCGCGCCACCTCATCACCTGCGGCATCGCGCACGATGGCATCCACCGCCTGTACCGTGTTGGCCTGCACATCGCGGGGGGATTCGGTGTGTGTTTCACACACCAGCGTGCCGCGTGCCTTCTTGGTGTAGCTGATCGACAGCCCGGTCACGATGCCGCGCACGCCCGGGGGCAGCGCCGTGAGCAATGCCACACCACTCGTCATCTCGGCGAGATTCACCAGCGCGACGGCATGCACCGACGCCAGATGGTTGCGCACCCGCCGGCGATCGCGCAGTTCCACACGCGCATATCCCGGACGCACATCGGTATAGAGGCCGCCGATCGTGCCGGTATAGGGAGCGGTCCGCCCCACGGCCCAACTGAACAGGCGTTTTCCAAATGGCAGACGATGCAAGCGTTCCCAATTGGCGAGCAGCGTCGCGCCGGCAGCAGGGTAGGTCGTGGACATGCAAGAGCCTACCCCCGGATCCGAAGGCACGCCACCTTCCGTACATCACGCCGGACGCCAACGCGCGGTTCTTCTGCCACCTTCACCGAGGAAGACATGATCGATGCAGTGCCGTGGTCGTCACTCGGTGTGGCGTCGTTCCTGGTCGGTCAGGCGCTGTGCCTGATGGTGTTGGTATCGCGCCTGGCGCCAGGCCGGTCCCGACGTCCGCCCGTGTCGCCGCGGCTTGCACCGCGCGATGACACCACCGTCTCGGTCATTGTGGCGACGCTGAACGAAGCCCACCG contains these protein-coding regions:
- a CDS encoding penicillin acylase family protein, which encodes MPIPLLRRRSLPRGFVSLLPGALFIVASLAPLTSLGAQATAAPPRTATPRPASGQRLDVRGLQAAVTLTRDSAGIVHIEAKNEHDLFFAQGYSSARDRLFQLELWRRQATGTMAEALGPRWVARDRASRLLRYRGSMTTELAHYHRRGASIIQAFVDGVNAYVDRVQKDTSLMPPDLKALGITPGKWTPAIVISRHNALASNAKDEPNNARAVRAIGEAAVRRRKRFEPENARLAIDSAVAQLVGAANDAQIFAEYDGSRSTPSFRLEEVAAAWRRTSAPVEPRDTEIERWESNNWVIAGSRTASGKPIVANDPHRTIAVPSLRYMVHLKAPGWDVIGGGEPAIPGVAIGHNQHGAWGLTIFGIDAEDLYVYELDRSNPRAYRYRNSVERMRIITDTIRVRGAAPVPVTLAYTRHGPVLYVDSARHQAVALRAAWLEPGGAPYLASLRLDQARNWAEARAALAFAHMPALNWIWADTSGAIGWQTAAIAPVRPNWDGLVPVPGDGRFEWNGFLPIPQLPHESSPARGYVGTANAFNVPQSYPRFDALARTWADPYRHNRLLEVLDTTRKATVASSGALQFDEASLPARALVPLLANITFGTPAMTSARDTVLRWNRFMNAESRGAALYAAWERRLASISAEVVVPRAARATIRTVPLARTVEWLTNPDSLLGTRPAATRDSIVKRAFEDAVADVTRRFGADMSTWRYGDPKFHHARISHVLDPLVHDSVRARLSPGPLPRGGYANTLHATGNTDNQTHGASLRVVIDLANWDAARVTNSPGQSGDPRSPFYANLFPLWARGTFVPLPYSPAAIKARTAEVVLLSPQK
- a CDS encoding NAD(P)H-dependent flavin oxidoreductase, giving the protein MASVATVFGGSMNDTALMRHTGIRVPLICGPMYPCSNPELVAAVSKAGGLGVVQPISLTYVHGWEFREGLRKIHALSGGAPIGFNALIEASSKTYHNRMVQWVDIALEEGVRFFLTSLGNPRWVADRVHAAGGVVYHDITERKWALKGRDGGVDGLVAVNNQAGGHAGARDPRALLDEVADLGLPVVAAGGVGEPAQFRALLDMGYAGAQLGTRFIATTECNSDARYKQAIVDAKASDVVLTERLTGVPVAVLRTPYVEKLGTTVGPLSRMLFRGRKTKHWIRTWYALRSLWQLKRSSVQGVSQDYWQAGRSVETIHDIRPAGEIVDAFAAAFSAP
- a CDS encoding hotdog fold domain-containing protein codes for the protein MSTTYPAAGATLLANWERLHRLPFGKRLFSWAVGRTAPYTGTIGGLYTDVRPGYARVELRDRRRVRNHLASVHAVALVNLAEMTSGVALLTALPPGVRGIVTGLSISYTKKARGTLVCETHTESPRDVQANTVQAVDAIVRDAAGDEVARCTVQWRLSPPSSAAA